In Gemmatimonadota bacterium, the genomic window GCCACGATCGTGCATGCTTCATGCGCCTGGTAGTTCCGTGCATGGTTGTTTCCGATGCCGCCCATGCCCACCACCGCGATATTCAGCCCCATCTTGAAACGCTCCTTTGCTAAATCTCCGACTATCGATTCTCGCGTGTTAAACTACGATATTTCAGTAAGTTGCACGGATCGGTCCACTAAATACCTGTGTAGAAAAAGCGGTTTTAATACCACGCGACGCGGCGCGGCGACCCCGTTACCGGCTGCGGGCCTGCAGGCTCGCGGCCTGGTTGGGATCGCCGATATGCATCGTGTCGTAAGCTTGCTGCGAGGACTTGAAGGCCCCCACTCCCTCGTGGCCGTGCCAGTCCCCCTGGGTCAGCATGGGATTGCGTTTCCCGGTCTCCTTCACCCGCTTGCTGATCCAGTTCCTCATGCGCCGCTTGAGCAGGTTTACCACGTCCGGCAGCTCATCGGCCAGGTTATTGTTCTCATCCGGATCCTCCACCAGGTTGTACAGCTCGACCGGCGGCTTGAAGTGGAAATCCGGTTCCAGGGCCACCATCAGCTTCCACTGGGGCGTTCGCCAGCCGTGCTTGCGCATCCAGGTGCACTCGGTGATGTAGAAATCGCTGTCGAAGGAAGGCACCGTACCGTCGACCAGGGACATCAGGCTGTCGCCGTCGAAGTCGATCCCCGTGTCGATTTCCGCCAGGTCCAGGATGGTGGGCACGAGGTCCTTGTGCTGGTTGTACCCACTGACGCGGCCGCCTGCGGGGATCCTTCCCGGATACCGGATGATGAGCGGGACGTGGAGCGTCACGTCGTAGAGACCGTGGTGGTCGAACCAGCATTCGTGGTCGTAGAGCGTCTCGCCGTGGTCGCCGTTGAGGATCACGATCGTCTCGTCCATGATGCCGTGGGCCTCGAGGGCGTTGAAGATCGTCTGGATGCAGGCGTCCATGTACGCCACCGCGCCGTCGTACTGGGCGATCACGTAGTCCTTGTCGGTGATGCCGGGTGGCATCCACTGGGCGAAGAAATCGCAGAAGGGCTTGAACGCCTTGACCGGATCCATGGACCGGTTCTTCGGGTCGCACTCGTCGCCGTGATAGAACATGCGCTCGTAGGGCGCCGGCGGCAGGTACGGCGCGTGAGGATCCATGTGGCGAAGGAACAGAAAGAAAGGACCGCGCCGCCTGGCGAGCCGGTCCAGTTCCGGGATGGCTACGTCGTTCAGACTCTGCGCCTTGGGACTGCGCCCTTCGTTCCAGCTTCCCCAGCTCGGATACTCGAGGTACTTGTCGAAACCGCGGGACGACGGGTTCCCGGCGAAGCCGACGGATGTGGTTGCATATCCTTGTTCCCGCAGAATTTCGGGCAGCGTCTGCACGTCCTCCCGCAAGCCGCCCTTGTGCCGCAGGGCCACCACCTGGGTGCCGAAGGCGTCCAGGCCGGTCAGCATGGACGCATAGGCGCTGGTCGTGGGGATATGGGCGCTGTACGTCTTCTCGAACAACGCGCCGCCCTCGGCAAAACGGTCGATGTGGGGCGTGGTCTGTCGGTGGTAGCCGTAACAGCTCATGTGATCGGCTAGAAGGGAATCCACGCCCAACAGTACGATATTGGGATGCTTCTTGCGTCGCCGGCGCGTCTTTGCCATGGGTCAGTCCTCGATGATGTGTTAAGTTATTGATATTGTACTATTTTTAATACGATCTACTCCGGCATGAAGAACTCGTACCTTTCCGGATCTCCGTAACCGTCGACCCACGTTTCCTTCAGGCCCTGGTTCTCCACGGCGGCCTTGACGATGAGCTTGTTGAACTGGCTGACGTTCTCCGAACCCATGTAGGTCTCCACGGGCATCCAGAAACACTCTTCGATCTCCGTGGCCTGCATCTCAATGATCTGGTGGAGCGGCTTTAACCGGCAGACGAAGTAGATGTCCGACTTGTCGTACCGGTAGCCGTGCCAATGGCGAAAGCAGACCAGGCCGTCGAAGCGGGTCGGCACGCCCGTTTCCTCGAACACTTCCCGGACGACGCCCTCGGCCAGGTGCTCCTCTGGCTGCAGCGCGCCGCCAGGCAGCTTGTAGTACGGCGCGCGTCCCCCGCGAAATCGCTCGCAGACCACGAGCAGTTCGTTCTTCTCGTTGATCACCACGCCGCCGGCGCCGATGTAATGGGTCGCGTACAGCGGTACGAAGGCGTCTTTCGCCAGGCGGAGCGTCAACATCAGGTAATCGGTGGTACTGTGATGGAACACGCTTCCCGCGTCCACCAGCGCGGGAATGAGAAATGCGCGGTCCAGCGGGACTTTGAACCAGGCGACCTGGAGATCCTCTCCCTTCCACGTCCGTATCGAAAGGTCCAGGCGCTCCCTGAATCCGTCCGGGTTGTCCGGCAGGGCGCCTGAGTCGACTTCCACGCCGTGGAATCGGTTGCGCTCCCCCTCGATGACGGTCATGAAGCTCTCCTTGCCGAGTCGGGTCGGGTCCGTCGGGCCAGGCCTACATGCAGCTGGACCTTGCCCGCATGTAGCATGGCGCGTCCACCCGACACCGGCTAGTTCAACACGGCCCGGCTCTCGGCCACGCTTACCTTCAACTGATCCAGCACGCCTTCCAACCCCCGTATGGCATCCGACCAGAACTCGGGTTCCGTGAGTTCGATGCCTATGGTCTTCCGCACCACGTTTTCCGCCGTATCGCTGCCGGTCAGCTTGAGGTACTGCTCGTATCTCGGCAGGAAATCCGGACCTTCCTTCTCATACTGCGCGAACAGGCCCCGGCTGAGCAGGTACCCGAAGGTATAGGGGAAATTGTAGAAGGTGGTGTCCGTGATGTAGAAATGGAGCTTGGACGCCCAGAAATAGGGATCGCCGCCCTCGGGGTCCAGCACGTCGCCGAGCACGCGGCGCTGGGTATCGACCATCATCTCTTTAAGCCTGCTCACGCCGACTTCGCCGTCCGCCCGTTCTTCATGAAAGGCCTTTTCGAATTCGAAGCGCACCGGGATGTCCATCAGGTAGGTCGCGCCGTCGCTGGCCTCCAGGTTCAGCAGGTAGGCCCTGGTTTCGGCGCTTACGCCCGGTTCCTCCAGCAGGCCCCGCATGAGCAGCATCTCGCCGAAGGTGGAAGCGGATTCGGCCAGGGTCATGGGGTAGGCGCGGTTCAGCGTGCGTTCTCCCCGCATCAGATGTCCGTGAAAGGCGTGTCCCAACTCGTGGGCCAGGGTCAACACGTCACCCATGCTGTCGTTATAGGTCATGTAGACCCGGGACTCTTTCGTCAGGGGAGATCCCGTGCAGAAAGCGCCGGGACGCTTGCCCGGCCGGGGCGACCAGTCGATCCACTTCTGCTCGAAGGTCTCGTTCGTGTAGTCCGCCAGTGCGGGATATCCGGCAGCGAAAGCCCGATGCACCAATACCCTCGCATCTTCCCAGGAAGGTTCGTACTGGTGCTCCACCGTCAAAGGCGCCGAGAGGTCGTACCAACCCAGTGTGTCGCCGCCCATGAGGTGCGCCTTGTACGCCAGGATATCGCGGGCTACGTCGATTTCCGCGAACACCGCTTCGAACATGGCGTCCAGCGTCTCGCGAGAAATGGCCGCCTGGAAGAGGGCCTTGTCCAGGATATGGTCCATGCCGCGATGGCGGTACAGGGTCAACCGCGTGCCTCCGATGGCGTTCAACGCGGCGGCCGGCACGGTCTCGATCGACGTCCAGGCTTCGTTGCCCCCCTCGAAGGCGGCGCGGCGCACGCGGCGGTCCGGGTGTTCCATCAGGGCGCGGCGCTGCGACATGGGCACCTGCTCCCGCCGGCCGTCGGGATAGGCCATCTCGAAAGTCAGCTTGCCCGAGATCCTGTCGTATAGCCGTCCCCAGGCCTCGATCCCGTCCACGCCCAGGTCCGATGCCAGGTGTTCCTCCTCCGTGGACATGGTATGCCGGGACTGTTCCCTGATCCGGGTAATGCGGTACCGGGCGTCCCGGAGTGCGGGGCGGGAAATGAAAGTTTCGAATACCTCGCCGGCAGGGGACTTGAACCCCCGCTGAAGTTCCACGAGGATCTTGGACAGCCGGGCGTCCAGCAGGCTCAATGCCCCTTCCTCCGCGGCGTAATCCTCATTGTTCGCGTCCGCGGAGGTTATGCAGGAAACGTAGGAGCCCAGGTGCCGCAACCGGGTGACGGTGTCTTCGAAGGACAGGACGATGCGCTCCCATACTTCCAGGTTGCCGGGATTCAGGGCGGCCGTGCCCGAGGCATCGGTCAGCAAAGCGTCCAGATCGTCCCGGAGATCGGCCTTGAAACGGCGCATCTCCGGTCCGTCGAATGCGGGAAAGTAAGCAGCCAGATCCCAATCCATGTATCTACAACGCGTCCTTCCTATCCCCTGCTCAGGACCTGGCCCGGGCGGTGCGCCGTGGGCTCGTGGTTTTCGATGACCGGAAGGCCGTTGACGAAGACGTGGGGAATGCCGTCGGGAGGCTGAATCGGCGCTTCGAAGGTAGCCCGGTCGGCCACGGTCTGCGGATCGAAGACGACCACGTCCGCGGGTGCGCCTTCGCGCAGCACGCCCCGGTCTTTCAGCCGGTAACGTTCTGCCGGAAAGCCGCTCATCTTGTAGACAGCCTCTTCCAGGGACAGCAGCTCGCGCTCCCGGACGAATTTCCGGAGCATCTGCGCGAAACACCCCTGTCCCCGGGGATGGGGATGGGTGCAGTCATATACGCCGTCGCTGGCGACCATCATGAGGGGATGGGGCGCCGTCCGGTTCAGCACGGCGTCGACTTCCGCTTCCGGCGCCGGCCAGAACATGACGAAGGCCTGGATGCCGTCTTCATCGAGCACGAGGTCGTAGGCGAATTCCTCGTTCGTCTTGTTCACGCTCCGCGCGGCCTCGCCCAGGGTCATCCCCGCGAATTTGCCTGAACGAGTATAGCCGATGTACTGGCGATCAGCCAGGTTCGTCGACTTCAGATACTCGAGGGCCTTGCGACGGGTATCCGGCTGGCGCATCCGCTCGAGCACTTCGTCGGGACTGCCCG contains:
- a CDS encoding M3 family oligoendopeptidase — translated: MDWDLAAYFPAFDGPEMRRFKADLRDDLDALLTDASGTAALNPGNLEVWERIVLSFEDTVTRLRHLGSYVSCITSADANNEDYAAEEGALSLLDARLSKILVELQRGFKSPAGEVFETFISRPALRDARYRITRIREQSRHTMSTEEEHLASDLGVDGIEAWGRLYDRISGKLTFEMAYPDGRREQVPMSQRRALMEHPDRRVRRAAFEGGNEAWTSIETVPAAALNAIGGTRLTLYRHRGMDHILDKALFQAAISRETLDAMFEAVFAEIDVARDILAYKAHLMGGDTLGWYDLSAPLTVEHQYEPSWEDARVLVHRAFAAGYPALADYTNETFEQKWIDWSPRPGKRPGAFCTGSPLTKESRVYMTYNDSMGDVLTLAHELGHAFHGHLMRGERTLNRAYPMTLAESASTFGEMLLMRGLLEEPGVSAETRAYLLNLEASDGATYLMDIPVRFEFEKAFHEERADGEVGVSRLKEMMVDTQRRVLGDVLDPEGGDPYFWASKLHFYITDTTFYNFPYTFGYLLSRGLFAQYEKEGPDFLPRYEQYLKLTGSDTAENVVRKTIGIELTEPEFWSDAIRGLEGVLDQLKVSVAESRAVLN
- a CDS encoding NUDIX domain-containing protein, with product MTVIEGERNRFHGVEVDSGALPDNPDGFRERLDLSIRTWKGEDLQVAWFKVPLDRAFLIPALVDAGSVFHHSTTDYLMLTLRLAKDAFVPLYATHYIGAGGVVINEKNELLVVCERFRGGRAPYYKLPGGALQPEEHLAEGVVREVFEETGVPTRFDGLVCFRHWHGYRYDKSDIYFVCRLKPLHQIIEMQATEIEECFWMPVETYMGSENVSQFNKLIVKAAVENQGLKETWVDGYGDPERYEFFMPE
- a CDS encoding sulfatase — its product is MAKTRRRRKKHPNIVLLGVDSLLADHMSCYGYHRQTTPHIDRFAEGGALFEKTYSAHIPTTSAYASMLTGLDAFGTQVVALRHKGGLREDVQTLPEILREQGYATTSVGFAGNPSSRGFDKYLEYPSWGSWNEGRSPKAQSLNDVAIPELDRLARRRGPFFLFLRHMDPHAPYLPPAPYERMFYHGDECDPKNRSMDPVKAFKPFCDFFAQWMPPGITDKDYVIAQYDGAVAYMDACIQTIFNALEAHGIMDETIVILNGDHGETLYDHECWFDHHGLYDVTLHVPLIIRYPGRIPAGGRVSGYNQHKDLVPTILDLAEIDTGIDFDGDSLMSLVDGTVPSFDSDFYITECTWMRKHGWRTPQWKLMVALEPDFHFKPPVELYNLVEDPDENNNLADELPDVVNLLKRRMRNWISKRVKETGKRNPMLTQGDWHGHEGVGAFKSSQQAYDTMHIGDPNQAASLQARSR